The following are from one region of the Sardina pilchardus chromosome 4, fSarPil1.1, whole genome shotgun sequence genome:
- the LOC134078529 gene encoding protein mono-ADP-ribosyltransferase PARP4-like isoform X1 encodes MTVFTNCTVVLELKDLPFKEKKKVRLAITDNGGSLAYVVNKQCSFIVVSSLGCLSNNRQQSAWKHQVPVVGLEYVQACLEQKALLPALEHVLVPVTPTPHPAPTIQPVRLLTTKEKSKDQDPAQIKITKNQVKNDSNYVSNHRIFSEHDSDLPSYPSHFQVAKYSIHSTAAGGGWCVLELQSATGEKGLVFRIVRYMKQGALERDQLVLCSCSEDALEVYEQLQDRLRADDFQLQRRLPPQHEDMGSPSLKQLLLEEELNCSTLSQEVGVFVELVWAEAMGSLTKVLKVPALRISPNDVSRAEGLLLQVRRSEDAAERKVLLEEIRSVLPHTLPDTIPTAKLTSQALDLCQVLRDTLAVNEVVMRSSSPSSLGKYRALGCSIESLPPQSPHYQTATQLLQHNDKQGEIKIHNVFHVRRGAELQMFREELGNIRPLLHSTSPASFVGILSRGLLLPRVGVEHHGVQRTDVGHLGGGIYFSDSFSTSVKYSSPGVTDGSRLLLVCEVALGYCREFRKKDTTLTSAPEGYDSVHGVRSTPRQNSEFEDDEYVVFSPDQVRLKYAVQYTLPDDQLKDFQPSVDMSVENIPPAGTSDTLASEDNGGFEDIKNPLDSVTAGLLDSAGQMLPLQAVHVKCKLVDLLSQVIIFQTYSNPNPAPIEAKYVFPLEESAAVCGFEAFINGKHVIGQVKEKEQAHKEYKQAIAKGHGAYLMDQEAPDVFTISVGNLPPGATVLIKVTFISELLVKADSIFFQLPGSVAPWQQSAALNEKTQGTVEKVCVSELNGDFSLSLSIEMPYEITSLRCNTHRIQTKRTDCKAMVCTLPGEMLGSDGFELYITLSEMHMPRMWVENHPDKDSQACMLVFYPDFGALRGAGEELSPGPAGPAGGGVQEVLLLLDTSESMRGETLLNARHIALHLLSKLDKKLKINIVLFGTDHKNAFMFSKVLGDAYEPAKDFIKTSPPVGGSTELWRPLRSLSLLPPSRGSRSLVLLSDGHVQNPTLTLQLVRSHAAHTRLFTCGLSKTANRHMLRALAQAGGGAYEFFDTKTRHTWSEKVASQVRRLASPGCSSVAVKWQLFNPTAPPPVQAPAQVHALFSNCHTLVYGFVPHCTQATLYGDLCGQEIKTMVSTTELQKTKGTFLHKLTARAVIRDYEDGVLHMDEAEHEGKKAQMKSFIVELSKEFSVLSQFTSFVAIEERDAQKPEEGFTDIPKLIAEEEVDLLPYMDWEVEPRIREYFPSSSSSEEEEISDDDMGFGLFDDEESDVEMQFKHAWPSQISDDDMGFGLFDDEEIHVDAPLGPSSRSYEEEEISDDDMGFGLFDDEEIHVEIHEEIHVDAPVLEAPANIRGLANDCGLENDYSIEMMMPIPIACADEAPLDLRYFSFLSKRGPGSSRSEEKESSNNDMGFGIFDGKEIHIDAPCLFGGTVPMSFEKSSKKSLKSLSGPLFGGQGVKVLSDPSSSSASDPPPPLSAFRHRTMVGACAPTSASAPSPAPPPPPPTAQGLFGCSSVSHPPPSPLFSFAPKAFRTAAHISVSAPTPAPPPPPPPPTVQRMSLSAAHSVDFGSSSASHPPPPPPPPFSAFASKTLITAGSAAHTPVSAPTPAPPLPLLTAEGFAFGHRVDFGSSSASHPPPPPPFSAFASNSLIITGSAAHTPVSAPTPAPPRPPRTTKGFAFGHRVDFGSSFASHQPPRETLSKALPTGDSVPREVLRANNLRRRASPQLKLGLDDAAKSAVAMEGVEVEMEVDSGMSVSLPPSAGSGSQRRTKGMRLRQTRKCAVEDPPLICDFQRMGRRISPRASWDQLARLQSPEGYWECTAEVGLLLGVDLNFFANIFLREKGIASLGPKAQAAILRLVSTLLVLQLVRVRKLVQGELLQSLFRLRDPPEDSSSEWEALKRAVDWVRWADRQYPCVCSRLEFGRDWESSTRQLLGFDRPHPLSPLNPLLERSRAILAC; translated from the exons ATGACAGTTTTCACCAACTGTACCGTGGTCTTAGAACTGAAGGATTTGCCTTtcaaggagaagaaaaaagttCGCTTGGCCATTACAGACAACGGAGGCAGCCTCGCCTATGTGGTCAACAAGCAG TGTAGCTTCATAGTGGTGAGCAGCCTGGGATGTCTGAGCAACAACCGGCAGCAGAGCGCCTGGAAGCACCAGGTGCCGGTGGTGGGGCTGGAGTACGTGCAGGCCTGCCTGGAGCAGAAGGCCCTCCTGCCGGCCCTAGAGCACGTCCTGGTCCCTGTgacacccacaccccacccagCACCCACCATTCAACCAG TGAGATTGCTGACTACTAAAGAGAAGTCCAAAGATCAAGATCCAGCCCAGATAAAGATAACAAAAAATCAGGTCAAAAACGACTCCAACTATGTTAGCAACCATCG GATCTTCTCTGAGCATGACAGCGACCTTCCCTCGTACCCCTCTCACTTCCAGGTGGCCAAATACTCCATTCACAGCACTGCTGCTGGG gGCGGTTGGTGTGTACTGGAGCTGCAGAGTGCCACGGGGGAGAAGGGTCTTGTGTTCCGGATTGTGCGCTACATGAAACAG GGGGCGCTGGAGCGAGACCAGCTGGTGTTGTGCAGCTGCTCTGAGGATGCTCTGGAGGTGTATGAGCAGCTGCAGGACAGACTCAGAGCTGACGACTTCCAGCTGCAGAGACGCCTGCCTCCACAGCATGAGGACATGGGCTCTCCCAGCCTGAAGCAG ctgctgctggaggaggagctgaactGCAGCACACTGTCACAGGAAGTGGGCGTGTTTGTGGAGCTGGTGTGGGCTGAAGCGATGGGGAGTCTGACCAAAGTCCTCAAAGTGCCGGCGCTCAGGATCAGCCCCAATGAT GTGAGCCGTGCGGAGGGTTTGCTGCTGCAGGTGCGTAGGTCGGAGGATGCTGCTGAGAGGAAGGTCCTGCTGGAGGAGATCCGCTCTGTGCTGCCCCACACATTGCCTGATACCATCCCTACTGCCAAACTCACCTCTCAGGCACTGGACCTgtgtcag GTGTTGCGGGACACGCTGGCTGTGAATGAGGTGGTGATGAGGAGCTCCAGTCCCTCCAGTCTGGGGAAGTACAGAGCCCTGGGCTGCAGCATCGAGAGCCTCCCCCCTCAGAGCCCCCACTACCAGACCGCCACTCAGCTGCTGCAGCACAACGAcaagcaggg GGAGATTAAGATTCACAATGTGTTCCATGTGCGGCGTGGGGCAGAGCTTCAGATGTTCAGGGAGGAGCTTGGGAACATTAGgcccctcctccactccaccaGTCCTGCCAGCTTTGTTGGAATCCTCTCTCG GGGTCTTCTGCTGCCCCGGGTTGGAGTGGAGCATCACGGAGTCCAGCGCACAGATGTGGGGCACCTGGGAGGAGGCATCTACTTCAGCGACTCCTTCAG CACCAGTGTGAAGTACTCCAGTCCCGGTGTGACGGACGGCTCACgcctgctgctggtgtgtgaggtggcACTGGGGTACTGTAGAGAGTTCCGGAAGAAGGACACCACCCTGACCAGCGCCCCTGAGGGCTACGACAGCGTCCACGGGGTCCGCAGCACCCCCAGACAAAACTCAGAGTTTGAG GACGATGAGTATGTGGTGTTCAGTCCTGACCAGGTCAGGCTGAAGTACGCGGTCCAGTACACGCTACCAGACGACCAGCTCAAGGACTTCCAGCCGTCTGTTGACATGTCGGTGGAAAACATCCCTCCAGCAGGAACCTCTGACACAT TGGCCAGTGAGGACAATGGGGGGTTTGAGGACATTAAGAACCCCCTGGACAGCGTGACTGCTGGTCTCCTGGACAGCGCGGGACAGATGCTCCCCCTGCAGGCCGTCCATGTGAAGTGCAAGCTGGTGGACCTGCTGTCTCAG GTCATCATTTTCCAGACGTACTCCAATCCGAACCCGGCTCCCATCGAGGCCAAGTACGTTTTCCCCCTGGAGGagtctgctgctgtgtgtggttTTGAAGCCTTCATCAACGGGAAGCACGTGATCGGACAG gtgaaggagaaggagcaggCCCATAAGGAGTACAAGCAGGCCATAGCAAAGGGCCACGGGGCTTACCTCATGGACCAGGAGGCTCCT GATGTGTTCACCATCAGTGTGGGGAATCTTCCTCCCGGTGCCACCGTCCTCATCAAGGTCACCTTCATCTCTGAGCTGCTGGTGAAGGCCGATTCCATTTTCTTCCAGTTGCCCGGCAGCGTGGCGCCATGGCAACAGAGTGCTGCACTCAATGAGAAGACACAG GGTACtgtggagaaggtgtgtgtgagtgaactcAATGG GGACTTCTCCCTCAGTCTGTCCATTGAGATGCCTTATGAGATCACCAGTTTGCGCTGTAATACACACCGTATTCAGACCAAG AGGACGGACTGTAAGGCGATGGTGTGCACGTTACCTGGGGAGATGCTGGGTTCTGACGGGTTCGAACTCTACATCACTCTGTCTGAGATGCACATGCCCCGCATGTGGGTGGAGAACCACCCTGACAAGGACAGCCAG GCCTGTATGCTGGTGTTCTACCCCGACTTTGGGGCCCTCCGTGGGGCCGGAGAGGAGCTCAGCCCTGGTCCTGCTGGTCCTGCTGGGGGTGGGGTGCAGGAGGTGTTGCTTCTGCTGGACACCTCTGAGTCCATGCGGGGGGAGACCCTGCTGAACGCACGGCACATCGCCCTGCACCTGCTCAGCAAACTGGACAAGAAACTCAAGATCAACATTGTGCTGTTTGGGACAG ATCATAAGAATGCCTTCATGTTCTCCAAAGTTCTTGGGGATGCCTACGAACCAGCTAAGGACTTCATCAAG ACCTCCCCACCAGTGGGGGGCAGCACTGAGCTGTGGCGGCCCCTGCGCAGCCTGAGTCTGTTGCCTCCATCCCGGGGCAGCAGGAGCCTGGTGCTGCTATCTGATGGCCACGTGCAAAACCCCACCCTCACCCTGCAGCTGGTCCGCAGCCACGCTGCACATACGCGCCTCTTCACCTGTGGCCTCAG tAAGACGGCCAACAGACACATGCTTCGAGCTCTTGCTCAGGCAGGGGGTGGAGCCTATGAGTTCTTTGACACAAAGACCCGTCACACGTGGTCAGAGAAG GTGGCGTCGCAGGTGAGGCGTTTGGCGTCTCCAGGCTGCAGCTCGGTGGCCGTGAAGTGGCAGCTGTTCAACCCAACAGCTCCCCCTCCTGTTCAGGCCCCTGCACAGGTCCACGCCCTCTTCAGCAACTGCCACACCTTGGTCTATGGCTTCGTACCTCACTGCACACAG GCCACTCTCTATGGGGACCTGTGTGGGCAGGAGATTAAGACCATGGTGTCCACCACAGAACTGCAGAAGACTAAGGGCACG TTTCTTCACAAACTCACAGCACGAGCAGTCATTAGAGATTATGAGGATGGTGTTCTTCACATGGATGAAGCTGAACATGAG GGGAAGAAAGCGCAGATGAAGTCCTTCATCGTGGAGCTCAGCAAAGAGTTCTCCGTCCTCTCCCAGTTCACCAGCTTTGTGGCCATCGAGGAGAGG GATGCACAGAAGCCTGAGGAGGGCTTCACAGACATCCCCAAGCTGattgcagaggaggaggtggacctGCTGCCCTACATGGACTGGGAAGTTGAACCGAGAATTCGTGAG tACTTTCCCAGCTCATCGAGttctgaagaggaagag ATCTCAGATGATGACATGGGCTTTGGGCTTTTTGACGACGAAGAGTCTGATGTTGAAATGCAATTCAAACATGCTTGGCCTTCTCAGATCTCAGATGATGACATGGGCTTTGGGCTTTTTGACGACGAAGAGATTCACGTTGATGCTCCG CTCGGTCCCAGCTCACGGAGttatgaagaggaagag ATCTCAGATGATGACATGGGCTTTGGGCTTTTTGACGACGAAGAGATTCACGTTGAGATTCACGAAGAGATTCACGTTGATGCTCCG gTCTTAGAGGCGCCTGCGAATATCCGTGGGCTTGCTAATGACTGTGGGCTTGAGAATGACTATTCTATCGAAATG ATGATGCCTATACCTATTGCATGTGCTGATGAAGCCCCTCTCGATCTCCGCTATTTTTCCTTCCTCTCCAAA CGCGGTCCCGGCTCATCGAGATCTGAAGAGaaagag AGCTCCAACAATGACATGGGCTTTGGGATTTTTGACGGCAAAGAGATTCACATTGATGCTCCG tgcttATTTGGTGGTACTGTCCCGATGTCCTTTGAAAAGTCCTCCAAAAAGTCCTTGAagtctctctctggtcctctcTTTGGAGGTCAAGGCGTCAAGGTCCTCTCTGACCCTagttcctcctctgcctctgacccacctccacctctctcggCCTTTCGTCACAGAACAATGGTCGGCGCCTGTGCCCCTacctctgcctctgctccttccccagcccctccccctccacctcccactGCCCAGGGACTTTTTGGttgctcctctgtctctcacccacctccatctcctcttttctcctttgcTCCCAAAGCCTTCAGAACCGCTGCCcacatctctgtctctgctcctaccccagcccctccccctccccctccccctcccaccgTCCAGAGGATGTCTTTAAGTGCTGCACACTCTGTTGACTTTggttcctcctctgcctctcacccacctccacctccacctcctcctttctccgCCTTTGCTTCCAAAACCTTAATAACCGCCGGCAGCGCTGCACATACCCCTGTCTCTGCTCCTACCCcagcccctccccttccccttctcACTGCCGAGGGCTTTGCTTTCGGACACCGTGTTGACTTTggttcctcctctgcctctcacccacctccacctcctcctttctccgCCTTTGCTTCCAATTCCTTAATAATCACCGGCTCCGCTGCCCATACCCCTGTCTCTGCCCCTACCCCAGCCCCTCCTCGTCCCCCTCGCACTACCAAGGGCTTTGCTTTCGGACACCGTGTTGACTTTGGTTCGTCCTTTGCGTCTCACCAACCTCCTCGCGAAACCTTGAGCAAAGCTCTCCCTACTGGAGATTCTGTCCCCCGTGAGGTCCTCCGTGCCAACAACTTAAGACGCAGAGCATCACCCCAACTCAAATTGGGCCTAGATGATGCCGCTAAATCTGCCGTTGCGATggaaggggtggaggtggagatggaggtggactctgggatgtctgtctctctgcccccGTCAGCAGGCTCAGGCTCACAGCGGAGGACTAAGGGTATGAGGTTGAGGCAGACGCGGAAGTGTGCAGTCGAAGATCCACCTCTCATTTGTGATTTTCAAAG GATGGGCAGGAGGATCAGCCCCAGAGCATCGTGGGATCAGCTGGCACGTCTCCAGAGCCCT GAGGGATACTGGGAATGCACTGCTGAGGTGGGATTGCTCCTGGGTGTTGATCTGAACTTCTTTGCCAACATTTTCCTTAGAGAAAAGGGCATCGCATCTCTGG GCCCCAAGGCCCAGGCTGCCATCCTGAGGCTGGTGTCCACCCTGCTGGTTCTGCAGCTGGTGCGCGTCAGGAAGCTGGTCCAGGGAGAGCTGCTGCAGTCTCTGTTCCGCCTCAGAGACCCTCCtgaagacag CTCTTCCGAGTGGGAGGCCCTGAAGCGGGCGGTGGACTGGGTGCGCTGGGCAGACAGGCAGTACCCGTGCGTGTGCAGCCGGCTGGAGTTCGGCCGCGACTGGGAGTCGTCCACTCGACAGCTGCTGGGATTCGACCGCccacaccccctctcccccctcaacCCTCTGCTGGAAAGGAGCAGAGCCATACTGGCCtgctag